In Helicobacter ibis, a genomic segment contains:
- a CDS encoding SDR family NAD(P)-dependent oxidoreductase: protein MSVLVTGASAGFGRAIAKKFANNGHKVVAVARRKEKLESLKDEIKNCQIIACDICNRDELLRGFESLDKDYKDVDILINNAGLALGIAKAQNCEFDDWDRMIEVNIKALSFITHYFLPKMIENKNGHIINIGSIAGTYPYPGGNVYGATKAFVKQFSLNLKADVAGSGVRVSNIEPGLSSDSEFSLVRFKGDSKKVEELYRDSNALKPEDIAESVYFVANMPKHVNINSIELMPTSQSFAALDVYRSK, encoded by the coding sequence ATGAGTGTTTTAGTTACTGGAGCTTCAGCTGGATTTGGTAGGGCTATTGCAAAGAAGTTTGCTAATAATGGACATAAGGTTGTAGCAGTTGCAAGAAGGAAAGAAAAGCTAGAATCTTTAAAAGATGAAATTAAAAATTGTCAAATTATTGCTTGTGATATTTGCAATAGAGATGAATTATTAAGAGGCTTTGAATCTTTGGATAAAGATTATAAAGATGTAGATATTTTAATAAATAATGCTGGATTAGCACTTGGAATTGCTAAGGCTCAAAATTGTGAATTTGATGATTGGGATAGAATGATAGAGGTAAATATTAAGGCATTAAGCTTTATTACTCATTACTTTTTACCAAAAATGATAGAAAATAAAAATGGACATATAATAAATATAGGCTCAATAGCAGGGACATATCCGTATCCGGGAGGTAATGTATATGGAGCTACAAAAGCATTTGTAAAGCAATTTTCTTTAAATCTAAAAGCTGATGTGGCAGGAAGCGGGGTTAGGGTTAGCAATATTGAGCCGGGTTTGTCTAGTGATAGCGAGTTTTCGCTTGTTAGATTCAAAGGAGATAGTAAAAAGGTGGAGGAGTTATATAGAGATTCAAATGCATTAAAACCAGAAGATATTGCAGAATCTGTGTATTTTGTCGCAAATATGCCAAAACATGTAAATATAAATAGCATAGAATTAATGCCAACTTCACAGAGTTTTGCTGCATTAGATGTGTATCGTTCAAAGTAG
- the pheA gene encoding chorismate mutase has protein sequence MKLQHFREEIDNIDDKILELLDKRMEIVKRIGKTKTTNNIPIYHPKREQEIINRLSAKNPNFLTKSAIEAIYLEVFAVSRNLELPEKVAYLGPIGSYTHQAAESRFGAMCEYFSHNTIQSTIKSLESGRVSYAVIPIENNQNGFVGETLDLLRDTRYNIVAEVYMPIHHCFASLSEKLDEIEVLYSKDIAFGQCFNFLNEHSLDHIERIPVESTAKAAQLASENKKSAAICSSIASKLYNVPVMFDNIEDTSGNKTRFIIMSNFKNQKSGNDKTTIFANLEGSDKPGVLYQLLYDVRDLNINMTSIQSRPSKMNGNFEYCFFIDIDGHIDDANVSELFSRYRKELKWLGSYLKNC, from the coding sequence ATGAAATTACAGCATTTTAGAGAAGAGATAGATAATATTGACGATAAGATTTTAGAGCTTTTAGATAAGCGAATGGAAATCGTAAAGAGAATAGGGAAGACAAAGACAACAAATAATATTCCAATCTACCACCCAAAACGAGAACAAGAAATAATAAATCGCCTAAGTGCTAAGAATCCAAACTTTCTAACTAAAAGTGCGATAGAGGCGATTTATTTAGAAGTGTTTGCAGTTAGTAGAAATTTAGAGCTACCAGAAAAAGTAGCCTATTTAGGACCTATTGGTAGCTATACACATCAAGCAGCTGAAAGCAGGTTTGGTGCTATGTGTGAATATTTCTCACACAATACAATACAATCTACGATAAAGTCGCTAGAGAGTGGTCGCGTGAGCTATGCAGTAATACCCATAGAGAATAATCAAAATGGATTTGTTGGAGAGACTTTAGACCTTTTGAGGGATACTAGATACAACATAGTTGCTGAAGTTTATATGCCGATTCATCATTGCTTTGCTTCGCTATCAGAAAAGCTAGATGAAATAGAGGTTTTATACTCTAAAGATATAGCCTTTGGGCAATGTTTTAATTTCTTAAATGAACATAGTTTAGACCATATAGAAAGAATCCCAGTAGAATCCACAGCAAAAGCAGCACAACTAGCAAGTGAAAACAAAAAAAGTGCAGCAATTTGTTCAAGTATTGCTTCAAAGCTTTATAATGTGCCTGTTATGTTTGATAATATAGAAGATACAAGTGGTAATAAAACTAGATTTATAATTATGAGTAATTTTAAAAATCAAAAAAGCGGAAATGATAAGACAACTATTTTTGCAAATTTGGAAGGCTCTGATAAGCCGGGAGTGTTATATCAGCTATTATATGATGTAAGGGATTTAAATATAAATATGACTTCAATTCAATCGCGTCCTTCAAAGATGAATGGTAATTTTGAATATTGTTTTTTTATAGATATTGATGGACATATTGATGATGCTAATGTGAGCGAATTATTTTCTCGTTACAGAAAAGAACTAAAATGGCTAGGAAGCTATCTTAAAAATTGTTAA
- a CDS encoding Yip1 family protein, whose protein sequence is MQDTHNKLIKEFLKEKEIFAKTYQETINWINEFYHNSKLDSIKNKCFELKKLAKNKKDLLDVPKYTIELSAQLKELNNEIYYTAHTLLQALKNHTAIEIYHDAKEKKRKDEIGKQYEQDKFFLENLCIKFDEKYYMNSLYNLAKYFVKHWVLLLTLCNVIGALILMKYFIIDIHYTPIITQDNMLYLMAVTGVIGITCTIFIGSIFTFFIFYIKKIQENSKHYWSNKQILTFIALIETPLLLIIFVSLGDVFDIFPQWILVVLCVSLLIAFFVVAIFVIKNHKDKYSSLLYMFFLVVCNFIVYILLILSLIEPTDTWEDLMLLTALFFIYNFFFIFLPLKLNFSIINSPFIMTTFIATLLIILMLFSSNIISLLKLGNYNLSSISLKSDTPSNYQKNCYFILSKNEIILKNVHILSNRGEEILLACKSNPVLAKESDLFSKISNIPSNAKNLTLNSIHTINIPSICQTKNKINEKVQLTNIRILHKRDNDLVFECISPQFNIKSSDVNNSVY, encoded by the coding sequence ATGCAAGATACCCATAATAAACTTATAAAAGAGTTTTTAAAAGAAAAAGAAATTTTTGCAAAAACTTATCAAGAAACAATAAATTGGATAAATGAGTTTTATCATAATTCAAAGTTAGATTCCATTAAAAATAAATGTTTTGAGCTTAAAAAACTCGCTAAAAATAAAAAAGATTTATTAGATGTCCCAAAATACACCATAGAGCTTTCTGCGCAACTTAAAGAATTAAATAATGAAATTTACTACACTGCCCACACGCTACTTCAAGCGTTAAAAAATCATACCGCAATAGAGATTTATCATGACGCCAAAGAAAAAAAGAGGAAAGATGAAATTGGAAAACAATACGAGCAAGATAAATTTTTCTTAGAAAATTTATGTATTAAATTTGATGAAAAGTATTATATGAACTCTCTATATAATCTTGCAAAATACTTTGTTAAGCACTGGGTATTACTATTGACACTATGTAATGTCATAGGAGCACTTATTTTAATGAAGTATTTTATTATAGATATTCATTATACACCCATTATTACACAAGATAATATGTTGTATTTAATGGCTGTAACGGGAGTTATTGGTATAACTTGTACTATTTTTATAGGTTCAATCTTTACATTTTTTATTTTTTATATAAAAAAGATACAAGAAAATTCTAAACACTACTGGAGCAATAAACAAATTTTAACCTTTATTGCACTTATTGAGACACCACTTCTTTTGATTATTTTTGTCTCTTTAGGAGATGTCTTTGACATTTTTCCACAATGGATCTTAGTTGTACTTTGTGTTTCATTATTGATTGCATTTTTTGTTGTTGCAATATTTGTTATTAAAAATCATAAAGATAAATATTCTTCATTGCTTTATATGTTTTTTCTAGTTGTTTGCAATTTTATTGTTTATATTTTATTGATTTTATCACTAATAGAACCAACTGATACTTGGGAAGATTTAATGTTGCTTACTGCTTTATTTTTCATCTATAATTTCTTCTTTATATTTTTACCATTAAAACTCAACTTTAGCATCATAAACTCCCCTTTTATTATGACCACTTTCATAGCAACTCTTTTGATAATCCTAATGCTTTTTTCATCAAATATTATATCTCTACTAAAACTAGGCAATTATAATTTAAGTTCTATCTCTTTAAAGTCCGACACTCCTTCAAATTATCAAAAAAATTGCTATTTTATCCTGTCAAAAAATGAAATTATTTTAAAAAATGTCCATATACTCTCAAACAGAGGAGAAGAGATTTTGCTAGCCTGCAAAAGTAACCCTGTTTTAGCAAAAGAAAGTGATTTATTTTCCAAAATTAGCAATATTCCAAGCAATGCAAAAAACCTAACATTAAATTCAATTCACACAATTAATATTCCATCAATTTGCCAGACAAAAAATAAAATCAATGAAAAAGTTCAACTCACAAACATTCGCATTTTACATAAAAGAGATAATGATTTGGTTTTTGAATGCATTAGCCCACAATTTAACATCAAATCATCAGATGTTAATAATTCAGTGTATTAA
- the purB gene encoding adenylosuccinate lyase produces the protein MVERYAREEMKKLWDMNAKYSAWLEVEKALVRGWNKLGLVPDSDCEKICKNAKFDIARIDEIEAITKHDLIAFTTSVAESLGEESRWFHYGITSSDCIDTAVALQMRDSLKIILQDVKELKEAIKNRAMEHKDTLMVGRSHGIHGEPITFGLVLAIWYDEISRHEKALESTMEVISVGQLSGAMGNLAHTPIELEELVCADLGLKAAPASNQVIQRDRYARLMSDLALLASSCEKFAVQIRHMQRTEVYEAEEYFSEGQKGSSAMPHKRNPVLSENITGLCRIIRSYALPSMENVALWHERDISHSSVERFILPDSFIASDFMLVRLTNLIKNLVVYPKNMMKNLNLTGGLVFSQRILLELPKKGVKREEAYKIVQRNAMKVWADLQEGKAVVNDKGESLYLQHLLSDSDLVNIIGEEAIKECFEFSYYTKNVDSIFKRVF, from the coding sequence ATGGTTGAAAGATACGCACGAGAAGAGATGAAAAAACTATGGGATATGAATGCCAAATACTCTGCATGGCTAGAAGTTGAAAAGGCTTTAGTTAGAGGCTGGAATAAGCTAGGGCTTGTTCCAGATAGCGATTGTGAGAAGATTTGCAAAAATGCAAAATTTGACATTGCAAGAATAGACGAGATTGAAGCAATTACTAAGCATGATTTAATTGCATTTACCACAAGTGTAGCAGAATCTTTGGGTGAAGAATCAAGATGGTTTCATTATGGAATTACTTCAAGTGATTGTATTGATACTGCTGTTGCATTGCAAATGAGAGATTCTTTAAAAATTATTTTACAAGATGTTAAAGAGTTAAAAGAAGCAATTAAAAATCGTGCAATGGAGCATAAAGACACACTTATGGTTGGGCGAAGCCATGGCATTCATGGAGAACCTATTACCTTTGGCTTAGTTTTAGCCATATGGTATGATGAGATCTCACGCCACGAGAAGGCTTTAGAATCCACAATGGAAGTAATATCTGTGGGACAGCTAAGCGGTGCTATGGGCAATCTAGCTCACACACCAATAGAGCTTGAAGAGCTAGTGTGTGCAGATCTAGGGCTTAAAGCTGCTCCTGCTAGCAATCAAGTAATCCAAAGGGATCGTTATGCTAGGCTTATGAGCGATTTAGCACTTTTGGCTAGTAGTTGTGAGAAGTTTGCTGTTCAAATCCGACATATGCAAAGAACAGAAGTGTATGAAGCAGAAGAATATTTTAGCGAGGGACAAAAGGGAAGCTCTGCTATGCCACACAAAAGAAATCCAGTGCTAAGCGAAAACATAACAGGGCTTTGTAGAATAATAAGATCTTATGCTTTGCCTTCTATGGAGAATGTAGCCCTTTGGCATGAAAGAGATATTAGCCACTCTAGTGTGGAGAGATTCATCTTACCAGATAGTTTTATTGCAAGTGATTTTATGCTTGTGCGCCTTACAAACCTTATAAAAAACCTCGTCGTATATCCTAAAAATATGATGAAAAACCTAAATCTAACCGGTGGGCTAGTCTTCTCTCAAAGAATCTTACTAGAGCTTCCAAAAAAAGGTGTAAAAAGAGAAGAAGCCTATAAAATCGTGCAAAGAAATGCCATGAAAGTATGGGCGGACTTACAAGAGGGTAAAGCTGTGGTAAATGACAAGGGCGAAAGCTTGTATTTACAACATTTATTAAGCGATAGCGATCTTGTAAATATCATCGGAGAAGAGGCAATTAAAGAATGCTTTGAGTTTAGCTACTACACTAAAAATGTAGATTCTATCTTTAAGAGAGTGTTTTAG
- a CDS encoding NADPH-dependent FMN reductase family protein — MKALIIFAHTFWEASSTNKILLKSTKNMQSLLKPLYYTFAYVGCISVEYYAIFNANRGNIDINAYHKAIKKANACG; from the coding sequence ATGAAAGCATTAATTATTTTCGCACATACATTTTGGGAGGCTTCTAGCACTAACAAAATTCTCTTAAAATCTACTAAAAATATGCAATCTTTACTTAAACCGCTTTATTATACTTTTGCATATGTTGGTTGCATAAGTGTAGAATATTATGCAATATTTAATGCCAATAGAGGCAACATTGATATAAATGCATATCACAAGGCCATAAAAAAGGCTAATGCTTGTGGATAA
- the dcm gene encoding DNA cytosine methyltransferase: MLLGSLFAGIGGIELGFKNAGVNTTWAVEIDSKACETYRANFKNLIVNDDINNVALEKLNKVDIISAGFPCQAFSVAGYRKGFNDERGNVFFGILRYLEHFKPKVVFLENVKNLKTHDKGNTLKIILQELEKLGYFVKHEVLNTAKYGNIPQNRERIYLVGFLDSKAYKKFKFPKEIPLTKNIQDLLDKKVSDEFYYTHTKYYDILKENMKNKNTLYQWRRHYVRENKSNLCPTLTANMGTGGHNVPLVIDNKDIRKLTPRECARFQGFSDSFILPSTLSNASLYKQIGNSVSVGVIEAIANKIVEVL, encoded by the coding sequence ATGCTTTTGGGAAGTTTGTTTGCTGGTATTGGAGGTATTGAGCTTGGTTTCAAAAATGCAGGAGTTAATACTACTTGGGCAGTTGAAATAGATTCTAAAGCTTGTGAGACATATAGGGCAAATTTTAAGAATCTAATTGTCAATGATGATATTAATAATGTTGCTTTAGAGAAATTAAATAAGGTGGATATTATTAGTGCTGGTTTTCCTTGTCAAGCTTTTTCTGTGGCTGGATATCGCAAGGGTTTTAATGATGAACGAGGCAATGTATTTTTTGGAATTTTAAGATATTTAGAACATTTTAAACCAAAAGTAGTATTTTTAGAAAATGTTAAGAATTTAAAAACACATGATAAAGGTAATACATTAAAAATTATTTTACAAGAGCTTGAAAAATTAGGTTATTTTGTAAAGCATGAAGTATTAAATACCGCTAAATATGGGAATATTCCACAGAATAGAGAGAGAATTTATTTGGTTGGGTTTTTAGATTCTAAAGCTTATAAAAAGTTTAAATTCCCAAAAGAGATTCCATTGACAAAAAATATACAAGATTTATTGGATAAAAAAGTAAGTGATGAGTTTTATTATACTCATACAAAATATTATGATATTTTAAAAGAAAATATGAAAAACAAAAACACTCTTTATCAGTGGAGAAGACACTATGTAAGGGAAAATAAATCAAATTTATGTCCCACACTAACTGCAAATATGGGAACAGGTGGGCACAATGTTCCTTTAGTAATTGATAATAAAGATATAAGGAAATTAACCCCTAGAGAATGTGCTAGATTTCAAGGATTTTCTGATAGCTTTATTTTGCCTAGCACACTTTCAAATGCTTCCCTTTATAAACAAATAGGCAATAGTGTTTCTGTGGGCGTGATAGAAGCAATAGCAAATAAAATAGTGGAGGTATTATGA
- a CDS encoding group I intron-associated PD-(D/E)XK endonuclease produces MEDIENFTKEHIEAFNEKPSSFKNATPNETQIKDYLRTRYMSLLDNDSFKAKILQRFEKLDYKKNKIVDIANDEILYKADVERFLETQIFVEVAKKIDISKLKDVALTHIQEIFNNDKKFKFIQSKLSKVLEKSLFVASIDGFSTNLLNINSGVMTANAGDSAQFLFIARAILAGFNASNVDVRSSRYDAIVDFENILLRIQIKGISSGEVISFKDRDRGGQGIDHTHERNRGKRITSKDCDIYVAVDKQVGICYILPMSYADSLSDEECVKVKLQDIQKYKENWEIIKKVARQK; encoded by the coding sequence ATGGAAGATATAGAGAATTTTACAAAAGAACATATTGAGGCATTTAACGAAAAACCAAGTAGCTTTAAGAATGCAACGCCCAATGAAACACAAATTAAAGATTATTTACGAACAAGATATATGAGCCTACTTGATAATGATAGTTTTAAAGCAAAAATTTTACAAAGATTTGAAAAACTTGATTATAAGAAAAATAAAATTGTAGATATTGCAAATGATGAAATATTATATAAAGCAGATGTTGAGCGTTTTTTAGAGACACAAATTTTTGTAGAGGTAGCTAAAAAAATAGATATTTCCAAACTCAAAGATGTTGCACTAACACATATACAAGAAATATTTAATAATGATAAAAAATTTAAATTTATACAAAGTAAGCTTTCTAAAGTTTTAGAAAAATCTCTTTTTGTAGCAAGTATTGATGGATTTTCTACAAATTTATTAAATATTAATTCTGGTGTAATGACTGCAAATGCTGGAGATAGTGCTCAGTTTTTGTTTATCGCAAGGGCAATTTTGGCTGGTTTTAATGCTTCAAATGTAGATGTAAGAAGTAGCAGATATGATGCTATTGTGGATTTTGAAAATATTCTTTTGCGAATCCAAATTAAAGGAATTTCTAGTGGTGAGGTTATTAGTTTTAAAGATAGAGATAGGGGCGGACAAGGTATAGACCATACACACGAAAGAAACAGGGGCAAACGCATTACAAGCAAGGATTGCGATATTTATGTCGCAGTGGATAAACAAGTTGGAATTTGCTATATTTTACCTATGAGTTATGCAGATAGTTTGAGTGATGAGGAATGTGTAAAGGTTAAATTGCAAGACATTCAAAAATATAAAGAAAATTGGGAAATAATTAAAAAAGTAGCAAGGCAAAAATAA
- a CDS encoding DNA-methyltransferase translates to MTNQPLLNKYLNICGLELLKQIEDSSIALCFFDPQYRGVLEKLKYGNEGERQKGRATLVQMSEDTIISFIKEIDRVLKKSAYLMLWIDKFHLCEGVKSWLDSTSLQIVDLITWDKGKMGMGYRTRRQSEYLLILQKKPLKAKDTWKLHNIRDVYMEKIPQDELKLHPHVKPKGLQSKLIESCSNVGDIVLDPAAGSFSVFECCKILKREFIGSNLALNNICKVLTTK, encoded by the coding sequence ATGACTAATCAGCCTTTGCTCAATAAATACCTTAATATTTGTGGTTTGGAATTACTAAAACAAATAGAAGATAGTAGCATTGCGCTGTGTTTTTTTGATCCGCAGTATCGTGGTGTGCTTGAAAAACTTAAGTATGGTAATGAGGGTGAGCGTCAAAAGGGTAGGGCGACTTTGGTGCAAATGAGTGAGGACACTATAATTTCTTTTATCAAAGAGATTGATAGAGTGCTTAAAAAAAGTGCTTACTTAATGCTATGGATTGATAAGTTTCATCTCTGCGAGGGGGTGAAGTCTTGGCTAGATTCTACAAGTTTGCAGATTGTGGATTTAATCACTTGGGATAAGGGCAAAATGGGTATGGGTTATCGCACGAGACGACAAAGTGAATATTTGCTTATCTTACAAAAAAAACCACTCAAAGCAAAAGATACTTGGAAGCTGCATAATATCCGCGATGTGTATATGGAAAAGATTCCGCAAGATGAGCTAAAACTTCACCCACACGTAAAGCCAAAAGGTTTACAAAGCAAATTAATAGAATCTTGTAGCAATGTTGGAGATATAGTGCTTGATCCTGCTGCTGGAAGCTTTAGTGTGTTTGAATGCTGCAAAATTCTAAAAAGAGAGTTTATTGGTAGTAATCTAGCTTTAAATAACATTTGTAAAGTATTAACAACTAAATAA
- the dcuC gene encoding C4-dicarboxylate transporter DcuC has translation MQLFMIFSTLISVIIVSYYILKKYNPIFIFLFSGIILIIFAFYITGTPIPKSPTREDVSFLNVLLDSYAFIVATFKEQLSGTGLIIMSVAGFAAYMKHINASAKLAFLANKSLGKIQNKYLILSGTFVVGMALKIVISSYTGLLLLLLACIYPVLIALKIRPITAVCVLSLIALDYGPKDANKDAKKLGEDMVVILKGMAEIFVSVVSILIATSVFAKGIESLGGIGILVNAMKSFGEEGEFAWIAVLLSITILSFLVYFASVIMGSGIAAFNVFGKLAPDIATKLGIAPITLVLPIEIASCLGRAASPISGGILALAGFAKVSPMDIIKRTTPLLLIAMIINIAVAFYLS, from the coding sequence ATGCAATTGTTTATGATATTCTCGACTTTAATATCTGTCATAATAGTGTCTTACTATATATTAAAAAAATATAATCCAATTTTTATCTTTTTATTTTCCGGAATAATTTTAATTATTTTTGCATTTTATATAACAGGTACACCAATACCAAAGTCTCCTACAAGAGAAGATGTTAGCTTTTTAAATGTATTACTTGATAGTTATGCATTTATAGTTGCTACCTTTAAAGAGCAACTTAGCGGAACTGGGCTTATTATTATGAGTGTTGCTGGATTTGCTGCTTATATGAAGCATATAAACGCTTCTGCCAAATTAGCATTTTTAGCAAATAAATCACTAGGTAAGATACAAAATAAATATCTAATTTTAAGCGGAACTTTTGTAGTTGGAATGGCGTTAAAGATTGTTATTTCAAGCTATACTGGATTACTTTTATTGCTTCTAGCTTGTATTTATCCAGTGCTAATAGCCCTAAAAATACGACCAATAACAGCAGTATGCGTCCTATCTCTAATAGCACTTGATTATGGACCAAAGGACGCAAATAAAGACGCTAAAAAACTAGGTGAAGACATGGTTGTTATCCTAAAGGGAATGGCAGAAATCTTTGTAAGTGTTGTTAGCATTTTAATTGCTACTTCTGTATTTGCAAAAGGAATTGAATCTCTAGGCGGAATAGGGATTTTGGTAAATGCAATGAAAAGCTTTGGTGAAGAGGGTGAGTTTGCTTGGATTGCTGTGTTATTATCAATCACAATTCTTAGCTTTTTAGTGTATTTTGCAAGTGTTATCATGGGTAGTGGCATTGCTGCTTTTAATGTATTTGGTAAATTAGCCCCTGATATTGCGACAAAACTTGGGATAGCTCCTATAACTTTGGTTCTACCAATAGAGATAGCATCATGCTTAGGAAGGGCTGCTTCGCCAATCTCTGGTGGAATCTTGGCGTTAGCTGGATTTGCCAAAGTATCTCCAATGGATATTATAAAGAGAACTACGCCTTTATTGCTAATTGCCATGATTATTAATATTGCTGTGGCATTTTATTTATCGTAA